One Mycolicibacter sp. MU0083 DNA window includes the following coding sequences:
- a CDS encoding iron ABC transporter permease encodes MRSRAAWVLTALAVAVVALVLLGLVLGPVRVPVADTVRILLGGAASDPRWQVIVSNMRLPRVLTALAAGAALGVAGLQLQTLFRNTLADPYILGVSSGASLGVAAVVLFGGAAGGGFTTAVAGTGRAAEVVAAAAGAAAMLTLVLVLSRFTRSAATLLLIGVMIGAASTALVSLAMVYSDPQRVQQYLLWGLGSFAGTGWADLRLLLPLVALGLMTAALTIRPLNALLLGESYAATMGINVHRARVVTVISASLLAGVTTAFCGPIAFLGLVVPHVARILMGTSDHRVVVPAVMLLGAAAALGCGIVSQVPASDLVVPINAVTALVGAPVVITVLLRARRGSGLPS; translated from the coding sequence GTGAGGTCACGTGCCGCGTGGGTGTTGACCGCGCTGGCCGTCGCGGTGGTGGCGCTGGTCCTGCTGGGGCTGGTGCTGGGCCCGGTGCGGGTGCCGGTGGCCGACACCGTGCGGATACTGCTGGGCGGTGCGGCGTCGGACCCGCGCTGGCAGGTGATCGTGTCGAATATGCGCCTTCCCCGGGTGCTCACCGCACTGGCCGCCGGTGCCGCGCTCGGGGTCGCCGGGCTGCAGCTGCAGACCCTGTTCCGCAACACCCTGGCCGATCCCTACATTCTGGGTGTCAGTTCCGGGGCCAGCCTCGGGGTCGCGGCGGTGGTGCTGTTCGGCGGCGCGGCCGGTGGCGGGTTCACCACCGCGGTGGCCGGTACCGGGCGCGCGGCGGAGGTGGTCGCGGCGGCCGCGGGTGCGGCGGCGATGCTCACCCTGGTGCTGGTGCTGTCCCGGTTCACCCGCTCGGCGGCGACCCTGCTGCTGATCGGGGTGATGATCGGTGCGGCCAGCACGGCACTGGTGAGCCTGGCGATGGTGTACTCCGATCCGCAGCGCGTGCAGCAATATCTGCTGTGGGGCCTCGGTAGTTTCGCCGGCACCGGCTGGGCCGACCTGCGACTGCTGCTGCCGCTGGTGGCTCTCGGGCTGATGACCGCGGCGCTGACCATCCGCCCGCTCAACGCCCTGCTGCTCGGGGAGAGTTACGCGGCCACGATGGGCATCAACGTGCACCGGGCGCGGGTGGTCACGGTCATCTCGGCGTCGTTGCTGGCCGGGGTGACGACCGCGTTCTGCGGGCCGATCGCCTTCCTGGGCCTGGTGGTGCCGCACGTGGCCCGCATCCTGATGGGCACCTCCGATCACCGGGTGGTGGTGCCGGCGGTGATGTTGCTGGGTGCGGCGGCGGCGCTGGGCTGCGGCATCGTCAGCCAGGTGCCGGCCAGTGATCTGGTGGTCCCGATCAACGCGGTCACCGCGCTGGTCGGCGCACCGGTGGTGATCACCGTGCTGTTGCGGGCCCGCCGCGGATCGGGGCTGCCGTCGTGA
- a CDS encoding ATP-binding cassette domain-containing protein, translating into MNQPTPAVEVADLAIGYRSRRRAKTVASGLAARARRGELTVLIGPNGAGKSTLIRTLAGLQPALGGRVLLDGADLTALPRDELARRVAVVLTERIDPGLLSARELVGLGRIPHLGLGARLQPADERIVDWALQATGAQHLAARPAAELSDGECQRVLTARALAQQPGLLILDEPTAFLDVSSRAALFGLLRELARDQRLAVVLSTHDLELALRVADRVWLMDPAGTLVDTVGEELMLSGRIGEMFGNEALRFDPASGVFTVVENGAGRTARIQAPEPLRSALARIVSREGWVTADSAETVLTATDSDAVTVRTATGNRVTALRDLPQLLRTLPATPHRCAPEAQTAAALTELCDVSSYFAVSTGAADGADWCPVTRLYTDDDALAGAVAHVGERIGAPDLRVAVSTFYLGYAARLWSIGMGGLTEHGLLVDLDPDQLWYAESGGTVRLHLPHPVAWQGSSATGDLESALADMVLGEHLAPLADAVRRLGPISQRLLDGNVAVAALGAARALHRYHGGELVTEPSWELARTLCKDERLSGTVRFNDSGTNYRRTSCCLFYRTPGSGLCGDCALTRKPQVRQNP; encoded by the coding sequence GTGAACCAGCCGACCCCCGCGGTGGAAGTGGCCGATCTGGCGATCGGCTACCGCAGCCGGCGTCGAGCGAAGACGGTGGCGTCCGGGCTGGCCGCCCGGGCCCGCCGCGGCGAGTTGACCGTGCTGATCGGCCCCAACGGGGCGGGCAAGTCCACGTTGATCCGCACCCTGGCCGGGTTGCAGCCCGCCCTGGGCGGGCGGGTACTGCTCGACGGTGCCGACCTGACCGCGCTGCCGCGTGACGAGCTGGCCCGCCGGGTCGCGGTGGTGCTGACCGAGCGGATCGACCCGGGTCTGCTGTCGGCGCGGGAACTGGTGGGGCTGGGCCGGATTCCGCATCTCGGCCTGGGCGCGCGGCTGCAACCCGCCGACGAACGGATCGTCGACTGGGCGTTGCAGGCCACCGGGGCGCAGCATCTGGCGGCGCGGCCGGCCGCCGAATTGTCCGACGGCGAATGCCAGCGGGTGCTGACCGCGCGCGCACTGGCCCAGCAACCGGGGCTGCTGATCCTCGACGAACCGACCGCGTTCTTGGACGTGTCGTCCCGGGCCGCGCTGTTCGGGCTGCTGCGCGAGCTGGCCCGCGATCAGCGGTTGGCGGTGGTGCTGAGCACCCATGACCTGGAATTGGCGCTGCGGGTCGCCGACCGGGTGTGGTTGATGGATCCGGCCGGGACTCTGGTCGACACGGTTGGTGAGGAGTTGATGTTGTCCGGGCGCATCGGTGAGATGTTCGGCAATGAGGCGCTGCGGTTCGACCCGGCCAGCGGCGTGTTCACCGTCGTCGAGAACGGTGCCGGCCGTACCGCGCGTATCCAGGCCCCCGAACCGCTGCGGTCCGCGCTGGCCCGGATCGTCTCCCGGGAGGGGTGGGTCACCGCGGATTCAGCCGAAACGGTCTTGACCGCAACGGATTCCGACGCTGTCACGGTGCGTACCGCGACCGGCAACCGGGTCACCGCACTGCGTGACCTGCCACAGCTCCTGCGGACGCTGCCGGCTACCCCGCACCGCTGCGCACCGGAGGCGCAGACGGCCGCGGCGCTGACCGAACTCTGCGATGTCAGTTCGTATTTCGCGGTGTCGACCGGGGCCGCCGACGGCGCCGACTGGTGCCCGGTGACCCGGCTCTACACCGATGACGATGCGCTCGCCGGCGCGGTGGCGCACGTCGGAGAACGCATCGGGGCACCCGATCTGCGCGTCGCGGTGTCGACGTTCTACCTGGGGTACGCGGCGCGACTGTGGTCCATCGGCATGGGCGGACTGACCGAACACGGCCTGCTGGTGGATCTGGACCCCGACCAGCTCTGGTACGCCGAATCCGGCGGGACGGTGCGACTGCATCTGCCGCATCCGGTGGCCTGGCAGGGATCGTCGGCCACCGGCGATCTGGAATCGGCACTGGCCGACATGGTCTTGGGCGAACATCTGGCGCCGCTGGCCGATGCGGTGCGACGGCTCGGCCCGATCTCGCAGCGCCTCTTGGACGGCAACGTCGCCGTCGCCGCACTGGGTGCAGCCCGTGCCCTGCACCGCTATCACGGTGGCGAGCTGGTGACCGAGCCGAGCTGGGAACTCGCGCGAACCCTGTGTAAAGACGAACGACTCTCCGGCACAGTACGTTTCAATGATTCCGGAACCAATTATCGCCGGACCAGCTGCTGCCTGTTCTACCGAACACCCGGCAGCGGACTGTGCGGCGACTGCGCACTGACCCGCAAGCCCCAGGTCCGCCAGAACCCCTAG
- a CDS encoding DUF7676 family protein: MSENTATVVADPPIVDTEDRGREQLWPLPTDQQSLLDLLHLCFDEYWDEIWFGIIMQGAAWEVAAPNAPRKISMLDGYATIDFGRWHFHLCIGKHRASGSELGRIRRCTRAELYRRIGKDGNAQSWGVRLYNGRDEQMMTIMLPNPFLTNDQQMRDEPEWGQLELWDKLREKFLSLGPDPLDRSGNQIRCGG; this comes from the coding sequence ATGTCCGAGAACACCGCCACCGTCGTCGCCGATCCGCCGATCGTCGACACCGAAGACCGCGGCCGCGAACAGCTCTGGCCGCTGCCGACCGATCAGCAGAGCCTGCTCGATCTGTTGCACCTGTGCTTCGACGAGTACTGGGACGAGATCTGGTTCGGCATCATCATGCAGGGCGCCGCCTGGGAGGTGGCCGCCCCCAACGCGCCGCGCAAGATCTCCATGCTCGACGGCTACGCCACCATCGACTTCGGCCGCTGGCACTTCCACCTGTGCATCGGCAAGCACCGCGCCAGCGGCTCCGAACTGGGCCGGATCCGCCGCTGTACCCGCGCCGAGCTGTACCGCCGGATCGGCAAGGACGGCAACGCGCAGTCCTGGGGCGTGCGCCTGTACAACGGCCGCGACGAGCAGATGATGACGATCATGCTGCCCAACCCGTTCCTCACCAACGACCAGCAGATGCGTGACGAACCCGAGTGGGGTCAGCTGGAGTTGTGGGACAAGCTGCGCGAGAAGTTCCTGAGCCTGGGGCCCGACCCGCTGGACCGCAGCGGCAACCAGATACGCTGCGGCGGCTGA